The nucleotide sequence AGGCAGTGATCAATATATTGACCGGGGAGCGCTATAAGTCGATCACCAAAGAAACCGCCGGCGTACTTAAAGGTGAGTACGGCGCAGCGCCTGCGCCTTTCAATAAAGAGTTGCAAGCTCGGGTGTTGGCTGGTGCGGCTGCGATCACCTGCCGCCCGGCTGATCTGCTTGAAGCTGAAATGGATAAGCTCACCGCTGAGCTCAAAGGCATTGCCAAAGAGAAGGGCATCAAGCTTGCGGTCGATGAAATCGACGATGTACTGACCTATGCGTTGTTTCCACAGATCGGCCTGAAGTTCCTGGAAAACCGCGGTAATCCTGCGGCCTTTGAACCGGCGCCGACGGGTCAAGAAATACCTGTTCGTGAGGCCGGTAAGCCTGAGGTTTACACCGTTGAAGTGAGCGGCAAAGCCTATGTGGTGCAGGTTAACGAAGGTGGCGATATTCAGGGGCTTAAAGCTGTTGGCAGCGCCACTTCTGCAGCGGCGCCGGCGGGTGCAGGCGAGCCGCAGAATGCGCCGCTGGCCGGCAATATTTTCAAGGTCCTGGTGCAGCCAGGGCATGCCGTGGAAGAGGGGCAGCTGGTGATTATCCTCGAAGCCATGAAGATGGAAACTGAGATTCGCGCGTTCAAGGCTGGCACCATCGGTGCGGTCAACGTCAAGGTGGGCGACGCGGTGTCAGTGGGCGATAGCCTGCTGACCATCGGCTAAGGGGCGCGGTAATGGATAAGCTGCTCAAACTTTGGCAAAGCACGGGCCTGTATCACATCGAGGTGGGTCAGGTTTTTATGATCGCGGTGTGCATTCTGCTGATCTATATGGCGATCAAGAAGGGCTTCGAGCCGCTGCTGCTATTGCCGATTGGTTTTGGTGGCCTGCTGGCTAATATCCCGGTGGCCAATATGGCCGAGGGCAGTGGTTTCTTGCATATGATTTACGAGGTGGGCCTGCCTACCAGTATCTTCCCGCTGCTAATTTTCCTCGGCGTCGGCGCCATGACCGACTTCGGGCCGATGCTGGCCAACCCGAAAACCCTGTTGCTCGGTGCGGCGGCCCAGTTCGGCATCTTCGGTACGCTAATGGGAGCGCTGGCGCTGACGTCCCTAGGGATTCCTGGATTGGAATTCACCCTTAAAGAAGCTGCATCAATTGCCATCATCGGTGGCGCGGATGGTCCGACTTCCATTTTCGTCACTTCAAAACTGGCGCCACACCTGCTCGGCCCCATTGCGGTGGCCGCTTATGCCTACATGGCGCTGGTGCCGCTGATTCAGCCGCCCATCATGCGTGCGCTAACCACTAAAGAAGAGCGCGGCATCGTCATGCAGCAACTGCGCCCTGTTGGGCAAGCGGAGAAGATTATCTTTCCGATTATGTTGTGTTTGTTGATCGGCCTACTGCTGCCAGATGCCGCGCCGCTGATCGGCATGTTTGCACTCGGTAACCTGTTGCGCGAGGCGGGTGTGGTCGAGCGTTTGGCCGACACATCACGCAACGCGCTGATCAATATCGTGACCATCTTTCTCGGTTTGACTGTAGGTTCGAAGCTCTCGGCAGAATCATTCCTGCAACTCAGGACTTTAGGCATCCTAAGCTTGGGGATGGTTGCGTTCTGCGCCGGCACGGCTGCCGGGGTGTTGATGGCCAAGCTGATGAACCTGTTTAGCCACAACAAGATCAACCCGTTGATCGGTTCGGCTGGTGTGTCTGCGGTGCCGATGGCGGCGCGGGTGTCGAACAAGGTCGGCCTGGAAGCGAACCCGCAAAATTTCTTACTGATGCACGCTATGGGGCCCAACGTCGCTGGAGTGATTGGCTCGGCAGTAGCCGCAGGCGTGCTGCTCAGTTTTGTAGGCTGATTACCGCAATCAACAAAAACCGCCAAAATGGCGGTTTTTTGGGCCGGCTATTTATGGTGTGCAGCCTCTGGGCCGTTGCGATGCGCCGTTAAATGGCGCGGCTTTTTACCCATAACGAAAAAACCGGCCAGAAGCCGGTTTTCGTTGTGCAGTGCAATCAAGTTTCTTCGCTGGCCATCTCGGTGTCGTGGGCAATCAGTGCCACCAAGGCATTTTGCTGACGACGCGACAGCTGGCGAAAGCGTTGTAACAGCTCGCGCTCGTGCAAGGACAGCTCGCTGCTGTCTAGGCGCATATTGAGGTCATCACCCAGAGCACTCTCTTGGAGCATGCTTTGCTCGAGGCGAGCAATGATCTCCGAGTTCATGCTGCGGTGGTGGTTGCGTGCGACATCCGCAATGCGTTCGCGCATGCCATCAGGCAGTCGAACTACGAACTTGTCAGCCGTACGGCTGGAATAGAGTGCTGGTTTCATAGGGCGCGTACATTAAACCCGTTGGTTCAGGAAAGCGATGCTGGCAATGAGCTATGGATTGTCACCTTTCTGACCATCATTAGCACTAACCGTTCAGCCAAAAGGCCGCTTACATCACGTATGAATCTTCAGCTGAAGGTCTATAAATTGACGTCAATCTTGTGTCGCATTTTGCTTTGGACAACGGCGCAATGCCAGCGCTAGTCATCAGAAATGCGCTGCGCTATGCAAAAAGCTAAGAATTTGAGCCTCACCCAGCAAAAGCTTCAAACAATGGTCACCTAAGTGTCACGGCTTATTAACCGGTCTGACACACGATTTGCCTACCTTGGTTTACATCAGTAAGCGGCCTTGAGTCGCGGTGTAACCGTCAATAAAGGAGGCATTCCATGAGCGCAGTGATCCGGGTTGAGAGTCTGAACAAAACGTTCGGCCGTAAACAGGCGCTGTTTGACTTGGCGCTGTCTGTTGAGCCCGGTGAAATGGTCGCCCTCATCGGTGCATCGGGCTCCGGCAAATCGACCCTGCTGCGCCATGTTGCAGGCCTTGCCTGTTGTGATCGCAATGGCGGCGGCAGCATTCAGGTGCTAGGCCGTGAAGTGCAGGCCGAAGGTCGCTTGAATGGCGATGTGCGCCGGCTGCGCTCAGACATTGGCTACATCTTTCAGCAGTTTAATTTGGTTGGCCGTATCAGTGTGTTGCAGAACGTACTCTTGGGTTGCCTGGGGCGCATGCCGCGCTGGCGCGGCACGCTTGGCTTGTTCAATACCGAAGAAAAGCAGCGTGCCTTGCAAGCACTGGCTCGTGTTGGTTTGGCGGATTTAGCCCAGCAGCGCGCTTCAACTTTATCCGGCGGGCAGCAGCAGCGTGTGGCGATTGCCCGTGCCTTGTGCCAGCGCGCCAAAGTAATTCTGGCCGACGAGCCCATTGCCTCGCTGGACCCCGAATCCGCACGCAAGGTCATGCAGATTCTCGCCGACATCAACCGCGAAGACGGCACCACCGTGGTGGTCACCTTGCATCAGGTTGACTATGCCATGCGTTATTGCCAGCGCGCTGTGGCGTTGAAAGCGGGGCGTATTTATTTCGACGGTACCGCCGCCGAGCTGCATCCCAACTTCCTCAACGATCTCTATGGCGCCGAGCTTCAAGAAGAGCCGCTGCCCATCGAGAAAGCCCGCCGCGCACGCACACCGAAAGTACCGCTGGCTCTGGCCAAGGCCTGAGTTACGTCCGCTGTTATGCCAATCCCTGTATATCCATCCGCACTAGGAGTGCTTTGCATGTTCAAACGTATCAGTCGCGTTCTCGTCGCGTCCACGCTGCTGGCAGGCTCGGTTCTGGGCGCTGCTCAGGCCGCTGAGCAGGAGATCAACTTTGGCATCATTTCCACTGAGTCGTCGCAGAACCTCAAGACTATGTGGGACCCCTTCTTGGCGGACATGAGCCAGCAGACCGGCCTGAAGATCAATGCCTTCTTCGCCCCTGACTATGCAGGGATTATTCAGGGCATGCGTTTCGACAAAGTCGATATGGCGTGGTACGGCAACAAAGCGGCCATGGAAGCCGTAGACCGCGCCGGTGGTCAGGTATTTGCCCAGACCGTCGCCGCCAACGGCACTCAGGGTTATTACAGCCTGATGGTGGCGCACAAGGACAGCCCGATCAATTCGATCGAAGACATGCTGAAAAATGCTAAAGACCTGACCTTCGCCAACGGTGACCCGAATTCAACCTCGGGCTATCTGGTGCCGGGCTATTACGTGTTTGCGCAAAACAACGCCGACGCCAACAAGATCTTCAAACGCGCGCTTAACGGCAGCCATGAAGTCAACGCCCTGTCGGTGGCCAACAAGCAGATTGATATCGGCACCTTCAACAGCGAAGGCATGGAGCGTCTTGAAGTGACCGCGCCGGATAAGGCGGCACAACTGAAAGTGATTTGGACCTCGCCGCTGATTCCGTCAGACCCGATGGTATGGCGCAAGAACCTGGATGACGCCACCAAGAACAAACTGCGTACTTTCTTCAAAACCTACGGCGACAAGCCGGCTGAGATGAAGGTGCTTGAAGGCCTGCAATGGGCCAAGTTCAAGTCTTCGGATGACGATCAACTGCTGCCGATCCGTCAGTTGGAACTGTTCAAGAAACGCACCGAAGTGGCCAACAACGACAAACTTTCGGACAGCGACAAGCAAGTACAGCTCACAGAGCTGGACCGCGAGCTGGCCAAGCTGGAAAAGCGCCTGGCTGAAATCGCCAAGCAAAGCCCTGCCAGCGCGGGCTGATGGCCTGGGTCGGCTCGCCTTGCATGACCTAAGGGCGGGCCGATCGTCTTTGTCGTTTTAATCGAGAAGTCGTTATGACCACTTTGACTACCGCACCTGTGCCTGATTTATCGGCCAAGCGTTCCTGGACGCAGCTGATTGGCTGGGGGCTGTTCTTCGCCGTGCTGGCCTGGTCTTGGCAGGGCGCGGAGATGAATCCGCTCGGCCTGATCCGTGACTCCGGCAACATGGCGACCTTTGCTGCGGACTTCTTTCCGCCGGATTTCAGCAACTGGGAGCTGTACCTCAAGGAGATGATCGTCACCGTACAGATCGCCCTCTGGGGCACGGTGCTGGCGATTGTCTGCGCCATTCCGCTGGGCATTCTCTGCTCTGAAAATATTGTGCCGTGGTGGGTCTATCAGCCGATTCGCCGGGTGATGGATGCCTGCCGCTCAATCAATGAAATGGTCTTCGCCATGCTCTTTGTGGTGGCGGTGGGTCTCGGTCCATTCGCCGGGGTGCTGGCGCTATTCATCGGCACTACCGGGGTTTTGGCCAAGCTGTTTGCCGAGGCGGTGGAGGCGATTGATCCCGGCCCGGTCGAAGGTGTACGCGCCACTGGCGCCAGTGCCTTGCAGGAAGTGATCTACGGGGTGATCCCGCAAGTCCTGCCACTGTGGATTTCCTACTCGTTGTACCGCTTCGAGTCCAACGTGCGCTCGGCCACCGTGGTCGGCATGGTCGGGGCGGGCGGTATCGGGGTGATTCTTTGGGAGGCGATTCGTGGCTTCCAGTTCGCCCAAACCTGCG is from Pseudomonas sp. TMP9 and encodes:
- the phnC gene encoding phosphonate ABC transporter ATP-binding protein codes for the protein MSAVIRVESLNKTFGRKQALFDLALSVEPGEMVALIGASGSGKSTLLRHVAGLACCDRNGGGSIQVLGREVQAEGRLNGDVRRLRSDIGYIFQQFNLVGRISVLQNVLLGCLGRMPRWRGTLGLFNTEEKQRALQALARVGLADLAQQRASTLSGGQQQRVAIARALCQRAKVILADEPIASLDPESARKVMQILADINREDGTTVVVTLHQVDYAMRYCQRAVALKAGRIYFDGTAAELHPNFLNDLYGAELQEEPLPIEKARRARTPKVPLALAKA
- the phnE gene encoding phosphonate ABC transporter, permease protein PhnE, which encodes MTTLTTAPVPDLSAKRSWTQLIGWGLFFAVLAWSWQGAEMNPLGLIRDSGNMATFAADFFPPDFSNWELYLKEMIVTVQIALWGTVLAIVCAIPLGILCSENIVPWWVYQPIRRVMDACRSINEMVFAMLFVVAVGLGPFAGVLALFIGTTGVLAKLFAEAVEAIDPGPVEGVRATGASALQEVIYGVIPQVLPLWISYSLYRFESNVRSATVVGMVGAGGIGVILWEAIRGFQFAQTCALLLVIIMVVSVLDIISQRLRKQFI
- a CDS encoding sodium ion-translocating decarboxylase subunit beta; its protein translation is MDKLLKLWQSTGLYHIEVGQVFMIAVCILLIYMAIKKGFEPLLLLPIGFGGLLANIPVANMAEGSGFLHMIYEVGLPTSIFPLLIFLGVGAMTDFGPMLANPKTLLLGAAAQFGIFGTLMGALALTSLGIPGLEFTLKEAASIAIIGGADGPTSIFVTSKLAPHLLGPIAVAAYAYMALVPLIQPPIMRALTTKEERGIVMQQLRPVGQAEKIIFPIMLCLLIGLLLPDAAPLIGMFALGNLLREAGVVERLADTSRNALINIVTIFLGLTVGSKLSAESFLQLRTLGILSLGMVAFCAGTAAGVLMAKLMNLFSHNKINPLIGSAGVSAVPMAARVSNKVGLEANPQNFLLMHAMGPNVAGVIGSAVAAGVLLSFVG
- a CDS encoding Arc family DNA-binding protein, translating into MKPALYSSRTADKFVVRLPDGMRERIADVARNHHRSMNSEIIARLEQSMLQESALGDDLNMRLDSSELSLHERELLQRFRQLSRRQQNALVALIAHDTEMASEET
- the phnD gene encoding phosphonate ABC transporter substrate-binding protein, with product MFKRISRVLVASTLLAGSVLGAAQAAEQEINFGIISTESSQNLKTMWDPFLADMSQQTGLKINAFFAPDYAGIIQGMRFDKVDMAWYGNKAAMEAVDRAGGQVFAQTVAANGTQGYYSLMVAHKDSPINSIEDMLKNAKDLTFANGDPNSTSGYLVPGYYVFAQNNADANKIFKRALNGSHEVNALSVANKQIDIGTFNSEGMERLEVTAPDKAAQLKVIWTSPLIPSDPMVWRKNLDDATKNKLRTFFKTYGDKPAEMKVLEGLQWAKFKSSDDDQLLPIRQLELFKKRTEVANNDKLSDSDKQVQLTELDRELAKLEKRLAEIAKQSPASAG